The following proteins are encoded in a genomic region of Neospora caninum Liverpool complete genome, chromosome XI:
- a CDS encoding putative mitochondrial carrier domain-containing protein, giving the protein MAPSAGDTAGSPSGAASSKSDSAEHNRRRETYGLAIDWREMRALMFASACSGFVGRCLLHPIDTAKAMIQAQVTSRQCRVSSSSVSPIQNGSAVKSSGMVQSKQELSGEGRRATIGAVLGRAADRTPAGEYRSLLTSTGHTLRMVWRREGLPGLYRGFVICGCGSLPATCLFFTSFEIIRASLVRVFSSWPNIESVDSKAREGYAGDAAEMRPPTAISPFIDLVSGFGAEAVSCVFWVPIDVCKERLQQLKNLVLHMLNRRQEIGGPDVLVENRHSSSRGTASLTPLATGGCALVAAASAAWLTVPLDKVKLRYELQVQRARTGNTARATPFLYRNMLHGLATVYREEGTRGLFRGSGARVLFHSANFAVLKVLIEHFKSAYLTYAEPALNK; this is encoded by the exons ATGGCGCCATCCGCCGGTGACACCGCAGGCAGCCCGTCCGGAGCGGCTTCGTCGAAGAGCGATTCAGCTGAACACAACCGGCGCCGAGAGACATATGGCCTTGCTATTGACTGGCGAGAGATGAGAGCTTTGATGTTTGCATCCGCGTGCAGTGGCTTCGTCGGTCGATGTCTTCTTCATCCGATTGACACAGCGAAGGCGATGATCCAAGCGCAAGTGACCTCAAGGCAATGTCGAGTTTCATCATCGTCAGTTTCTCCTATTCAAAACGGTTCCGCAGTTAAGTCTTCGGGCATGGTGCAGTCGAAGCAGGAACTGAGCGGCGAGGGCAGGAGAGCAACTATAGGGGCAGTTTTGGGCCGCGCTGCTGACCGTACGCCTGCTGGCGAGTACCGTTCCCTTCTAACCTCCACGGGACACACGCTGAGAATGGTGTGGAGACGGGAGGGGCTCCCTGGCTTATATAGGGGCTTCGT CATCTGCGGGTGTGGTTCCTTACCGGCAACATGCTTGTTCTTCACTTCCTTCGAGATCATACGGGCGTCCCTGGTTCGTGTGTTCTCGTCGTGGCCGAATATTGAGAGCGTGGATTccaaagcgagagaaggataTGCAGGTGATGCAGCAGAGATGAGGCCTCCGACAGCAATATCACCTTTCATCGACCTCGTCTCGGGATTCGGCGCCGAGGCGGTATCATGTGTCTTTTGGGTGCCCATAGATGTCTGCAAAGAACGCCTTCAG CAATTAAAAAATCTAGTCTTGCATATGCTAAATCGGCGACAGGAAATCGGTGGACCGGACGTCTTGGTCGAGAACCGGCACTCTTCATCTCGTGGCACTGCTTCCTTGACGCCGTTGGCTACGGGGGGCTGTGCCTTGGTTGCGGCGGCGTCAGCGGCTTGGTTGACCGTTCCTTTGGATAAAGTAAAGCTCAGGTACGA GCTTCAGGTACAGCGTGCACGAACGGGAAACACGGCTCGAGCGACGCCTTTCCTCTATCGCAATATGCTTCAT GGGTTGGCAACAGTTTACAGGGAAGAGGGCACCAGAGGTCTATTCAGGGGAAGCGGAGCTCGTGTCTTGTTTCACAGTGCTAACTTCGCAGTGCTGAAGGTTTTGATTGAACACTTCAAGTCCGCTTACCTGACATATGCTGAACCGGCCCTCAATAAATGA